ctctcttctgaaacactgtactgctgcaagaagcaatgatgcaagtaaagaatcacagaattggagctggaagggatcgctagagaccattcccctgctggccacgctcctttaaatgcaccccaggatcccactggccttcttggaaaatatttccacattaggcatacatttcaaggaggctccagacaagtggagacaggggaaagcactggcaagccaaagcagggcaaattttcccacactgcgttagctacagggacaataaatcatgcccccaaactgcttgcactagaacacccaacctgtgttgtattaggcatcagcgagatctcgtgctgtaacgcgataggtcttcccatgctcaggaatgcatatgtattagatgaaataggagccctatataagggactcacgaggttaattaaaggccattttaccacccaccacattggtgtaagcagtgcgtaacttggccacggggccgtcggaagcacattacaaaggacgtgattccttaaggttacttgattaaggtaacatttGGTGCCCTCTCTGAGGCACGTCCTGGGGGTAGTGTGCGACGGCTAACTGCGTGGCGGACGCAAGTCCTACGGTTAGATCCCGTAGAAGCGCCTCGGTGGGCGGAAATtgaagcagctgatgttctACCTGCGGTTCGGTCGTAAGAAAACGAGGACCGTGGAAGACTGCGGGACTACAGGTCTCGAGTATATACAAAGGGTGCAAGGACGTACGGTGTCGCgcaccagaaaaaacaatggattcCGTCATTAAGGTAGTATCACGAGTTTGTAAAACTCACTGCgttagaaatgttccttctaagaaggatatAGCTGCCGTCATCTCCTGTTTGGAGGTGGCGCAGATTTTACCCTCCCCTAGTAATCTGCTCGATTCGGAGCGGTGGGATTCTTTCACCGCTGCCATGCTCCATAGAGCAATGCACGAGTATAAAGCGGAGGAGTTAAAAACCTGGGGTTTGgtcctgggtgctcttaaagccgctaaggaggagaaacaagtccaggcCATCGCGACTGGGGTTTTTGGTCTGGATACTGGGACGTCCGGGGTCCCGGGGGGTGCGGAGGAATCGCTTTCTGGCGGCGACTCTGCACCCAAAATGGCGCCGGCCACGCCGGCCGTTTTCACAATGGCCATGGCCGCGCCCGAAACAACTCCGGAAGAGAAGGCGGAAGTTGTGTCATCTGGGGAGGCGCCACCATATTATCCCCGCCTATAcccctctttgcaaagcttttactcGCCTGAGGGGGATGGAATTTGTCCGGGGGAGGGAGAGTCGTGTGGGGAGGCGCGCCGTGGAGGCGTTGAGCCACCCCCAGACCCACCTCCGGAGGAGGGATCTCGTCCcgagaagggtgagaaaaaagcggaggaaagaaaattgcctatCCCCACCCCGTTTGTCTTATCTcccgaggagggggaggagagaggggtggagagaaaggaattgccTGCCCCCACCCTGCCGGTCCCGtttccccagaagggggaggagagagggacggaaagaaaggaaatgcctacCCCTGCCCTGTCGGTCCCgcctccccagaagggggaggaaaaagaggaggaacgaAAGGTTCCGCCTACCCCCACCCAATTGGTCGCGTCTCCCCGGAGGAGGGAGGAGCGAGAGGATTCTCGCAAGCCCACCGATTGGTCGGTTATCCGTGAATCAATGAGAGGGTTGGGGCTTAAGGAACGGGACTGGGCGGTGTTTCCGATAGTCGTCCAGAAGAAAGGACCAGTTTGGGTGCCTTTGGAAGCGAAAGCAGTGACTCGGTTTATAGAGGCAATTGAGAAAAAGGGCTTGAGGTCCCCGATGACTATGAGTACCTTTGAGGCTCTTATGGCCCCGGGTCCCCTACTGCCATATGATATTGAAAGCCTTATGAGAGTTGTCCTTGAACCAGTACAGTTTACTGTGTGGAAGGAGGAGTGGACGGTACAACTTAAGGCTGTTGTAGCACAGACTGCTTGTGATCCGAACCACCCAGCgaatgggaaggagggagatccGAAAACTAGTTTAATGAGGCTTTTAGGAACGGATGCAGATCTGGCTggatctgcagagaagcagcttaggCTCCTCCGTCCGGGAGAATTACTTGCCTCCACGGGGGCGGCTTctactgcttttagaaactttgtaagaaaagcagaacctgtTTCCCCGTGGTCAGAGATAAAGCAGGGTCCCTCAGAAACATTCTCTGAATTTGCCAATCGATTGATACAGGCAGTAGAAGGATCAGAACTACCTAAGGAAGCATTATCTTCCGTTATAAAAGATTGTCTTAAGCAAAAGTCTCATCAGAATATTAGAGATATCATTCGGGCGGCTCCTGATGATCTGGAGACTCCGGGTGAAATTATTAAGTATGTGCTggacaaacaacaagcaacacCATTGCCCAGTGATGGCCTGACAAAGGCATGGCTTTCGGTTATGACCGCACAAAATAATCAATCTAAGAACCCCTGCTTTAAATGTGGCCAGATAGGTCATTACAAGAACCAGTGTACAGCTCCAGAGAGACGGTATAAGGTTAGAGAAAAATGCCAAGCCTGCGGGAAGCTGGGTCATGAAGCCCGATTCTGCCGAAGATTTTTCAGGCATGGTTGATGGGAACCCGCCAGCCGCAACCGCGAAGTGattcttcaggaaagaagaaaggaacagataaagaacCACTGCTTGTACCTACGAGAAGGACATTTGTTGTATCacttgttgtgtgtttttatgtatttgtgtttgttacagGGGGAGAGGGTGCTCATCTCATGTCacaaccagaaaatatttgggtcACATGGTCTAATCGAACTGggcagaaagatttctgcctgaGTTTACAGTCAGCCTCATCACCGTTTAGTACATGCCTTATTGGTGTACCCAGGTGGGACCCAGAGGAGTTTAACGGATATGTGCGAAAGAACAAATGCGAGAAAGATGCAGTgagcacagttttctttatgaaggCGTTTGAGTCTAACTTCACTCATTGGGCCAGAATGTCTGCATGCCTTATTAGATCTTTGAATACCTCCCTACCATGGGATCCACCAGAGTTGCAGCTGCTTGGATCCCAATCAGTCGGTAATGTAACATGGAATAAGAAAACTCAGAAGTGGGAACGTCCAGTTAGATGTCTATATTTTTCGGGTTTTAAGACACCGGGTCAATTGTCTAATCATAAGGTATGGCAGGGCCTGCTTGGGAATAGGACACCATTACAGAGAAGAATTGGATCCGAAACTTTCACTTTAGTTAACCCCATTCGATATGACACATATAGGTTGTCAGGGGCAT
The sequence above is a segment of the Excalfactoria chinensis isolate bCotChi1 chromosome 1, bCotChi1.hap2, whole genome shotgun sequence genome. Coding sequences within it:
- the LOC140247436 gene encoding uncharacterized protein, whose protein sequence is MDSVIKVVSRVCKTHCVRNVPSKKDIAAVISCLEVAQILPSPSNLLDSERWDSFTAAMLHRAMHEYKAEELKTWGLVLGALKAAKEEKQVQAIATGVFGLDTGTSGVPGGAEESLSGGDSAPKMAPATPAVFTMAMAAPETTPEEKAEVVSSGEAPPYYPRLYPSLQSFYSPEGDGICPGEGESCGEARRGGVEPPPDPPPEEGSRPEKGEKKAEERKLPIPTPFVLSPEEGEERGVERKELPAPTLPVPFPQKGEERGTERKEMPTPALSVPPPQKGEEKEEERKVPPTPTQLVASPRRREEREDSRKPTDWSVIRESMRGLGLKERDWAVFPIVVQKKGPVWVPLEAKAVTRFIEAIEKKGLRSPMTMSTFEALMAPGPLLPYDIESLMRVVLEPVQFTVWKEEWTVQLKAVVAQTACDPNHPANGKEGDPKTSLMRLLGTDADLAGSAEKQLRLLRPGELLASTGAASTAFRNFVRKAEPVSPWSEIKQGPSETFSEFANRLIQAVEGSELPKEALSSVIKDCLKQKSHQNIRDIIRAAPDDLETPGEIIKYVLDKQQATPLPSDGLTKAWLSVMTAQNNQSKNPCFKCGQIGHYKNQCTAPERRYKVREKCQACGKLGHEARFCRRFFRHG